The Treponema medium genome has a window encoding:
- a CDS encoding sigma-54-dependent transcriptional regulator translates to MKFKILVIDDEKNIREGLQMALEDEGYEVLTAEDGTDGLQKALSEVVDLVITDLRMPGVGGQEILRRVTSETPGVPVIVLTGHGTVETAVEAMRMGAYDFLTKPLDLDRLSLLVKRALQNRELVLQHRELVEQMQSDKTFEHIIGKSAAMEHVFEMIRKVAPSRASVLITGESGVGKELIASAIHNLSPRKNNSYVKVHCAALAESLLESELFGHEKGAYTGAVSQKRGRFELADGGTIFLDEIGEINQSLQIKILRVLQEKQFERVGGEKSITVDTRLITATNRDLEKEVAAGTFRSDLYYRLNVVHIHVPPLRERKEDIPLLIAAFIKEFTEENAKQITAIEPKARAALYAYDWPGNIRQLRNCLESAVVMSSDDTIRLSDLPEPVREAEQTSSIRIQIGTPLAEAERHIIMETLAAYNGNKSKTADILGIGRKTLHRKLDEFAAHATDAAGSGAE, encoded by the coding sequence ATGAAGTTTAAAATTTTAGTTATCGATGACGAAAAAAATATCCGCGAAGGACTCCAGATGGCGCTTGAGGACGAAGGGTACGAGGTACTGACTGCGGAAGACGGAACTGACGGCCTGCAAAAAGCGCTGTCTGAGGTGGTGGATCTCGTTATCACCGACCTGCGGATGCCGGGCGTCGGCGGGCAGGAAATTCTCCGCAGGGTAACTTCGGAAACACCGGGCGTGCCGGTTATCGTGCTGACCGGACACGGTACCGTCGAAACCGCCGTCGAAGCGATGCGCATGGGCGCTTACGATTTTTTAACCAAGCCGCTCGACCTTGATCGGCTTTCTTTGCTAGTAAAACGCGCTCTCCAGAACCGTGAACTGGTATTGCAGCACCGTGAACTTGTCGAGCAAATGCAGTCGGATAAAACATTCGAGCACATCATCGGGAAGAGCGCGGCGATGGAGCATGTCTTTGAGATGATCAGAAAGGTGGCGCCCTCCCGCGCCTCCGTGCTTATCACCGGCGAAAGCGGCGTCGGCAAGGAACTGATCGCAAGTGCAATACACAACCTTTCTCCGCGGAAAAACAACAGCTATGTTAAGGTACACTGTGCCGCGCTTGCGGAAAGCTTGCTGGAAAGCGAACTGTTTGGGCACGAAAAGGGCGCATATACCGGTGCGGTTAGTCAAAAGCGGGGACGCTTTGAACTCGCGGACGGCGGCACGATCTTTTTGGATGAAATTGGAGAAATCAATCAGAGTTTGCAGATAAAAATACTGCGCGTACTGCAGGAAAAGCAGTTTGAGCGGGTGGGCGGCGAAAAGTCAATCACGGTAGATACTCGTCTTATTACGGCAACCAACCGCGATCTTGAAAAGGAAGTCGCCGCCGGTACGTTCAGAAGCGATCTGTATTACCGTCTGAATGTCGTCCACATCCACGTGCCACCGCTGCGGGAACGGAAAGAGGATATCCCGCTGTTGATTGCCGCCTTTATCAAGGAATTTACGGAAGAAAACGCAAAACAGATTACCGCCATTGAGCCGAAAGCCCGCGCGGCGCTCTACGCCTACGACTGGCCCGGTAATATCCGGCAGCTGCGGAACTGTCTGGAAAGCGCTGTCGTGATGAGTTCTGACGATACCATTCGCCTATCCGATTTACCCGAACCGGTACGCGAAGCGGAGCAAACCTCTTCCATCCGCATCCAAATCGGCACTCCCCTCGCCGAAGCGGAACGGCACATCATCATGGAAACCCTCGCAGCTTATAACGGGAATAAATCGAAAACCGCCGATATACTCGGCATCGGGCGCAAAACCCTGCATAGAAAGCTCGATGAGTTTGCGGCACATGCTACCGATGCCGCCGGTTCGGGTGCGGAGTAA